The segment GCAAGCTCTTCGGCACTGCAACGATTCGAAAAGAAATCGAAGAACGAAGCCGTCGTCGCGGGAAAGCAACCGTTGACAATACGGACTCCATTTTTGCGATTGATGTCGAGACAGGCGATCTGCTCTGGAAGTACCAGGGGCACAACATCACTCACCATACAATCGCCCATGGACCAGATCATGTTTACTTTATCGACAGTCATTTGACTGCCGAACAGCGAGCGGAACTGCTTCGGGAGGACAAATCAAAATACAAAGATCTTTCGCCCGAAGAACTAGAGCAGGCAGAAAAAGAAATCAAGGAAATCGACGCCCGACTGGCGGTTGCTATTGAAGCCAACAGTGGCGACGTCGCCTGGGAAGTCGCCGTGGATGTGACCGACTGCAGCGACATCGGAACCGGCGGTGGCAAACTGACTTTAATGTTCCAGAACAATATGCTGATCCTGTGTGGAGCGAACGCGAACGGACACTACTGGAAACAGTTTATGGAGGGAGAGTTTTCAAAACGGAGATTGGTCGCCCTTTCCTCCATTGATGGGGAAAAAGTCTGGGCCAAAGATGCCAACTATCGGCACCGTCCCATCATCGTCGAAGACCAGTTAATCGCGGAACCCTGGTCGTACGACCTCTACAGCGGTGAGCAGAAAATGCGGGAAGACCCAATCACGGGTGAAGCTGTTCCGTGGAGTCTCATGCGGTCCGGACACCACTGCGGGATGATCACCGGATGCCCCGACATGCTGATGTTCCGTTCGGGTTTCACCAGCTTCTTCGATCTGAAGGAAGATGGCGGAACGCAACATTTCGCCGGGCATCGCATCGGGTGTTGGATCAACGCCATCCCGGCTAACGGATTGGTCATGGTTCCCGAATCGAGTGCCGGTTGTGTCTGTTTGTTCTCACTCGCCTCTACAATTACCCTTGAACCACGTGAGGATGCTCCGCGCTCTCCATGGACTATCTACAGTCTTGTGGGAGAGCACTTGCCCGTTAAACAGATGCACCTGAATCTTGGAGCCCCGGGGGATCGTCAGGATGCAACCGGCACTGTCTGGCTAGGCTATCCTCGTCCTCGCCCCAGTAGAGAAACGAGTCTCGATTACGAACTCGATCTGTCCGACAAGTTTGCTGAGTCTGGTAAGTATGAAGACTTCAACCCGGAGTTCCTGGAAATTAAGGCTGACGAACCCAAATGGTTATACGCCTCGTACGGAACGGGCCTGACTTCCTGTACGCTGCCCCTGTTACGAGAAGAAGATGCTCCACGGACTTACTCCGTAAAGTTACATTTCGCAACTCCTTCCATCACCGATACCGCTGAGAAAGTCGTCTTCGACGTGAAGGTGAACGGAGAAGTTTCCTTAGCGAATGCAGAGCTGGAGCCGTCATCTCAATCGGAATTGGTCACGGGAACAGTTATCGAGATTCCCAATGTGATGATCACTAGAGATTTGCAACTTGAACTCGTTCCGCAATCGGCAGAACAGGCGAAGAGCTTAAGGCTCTCTGCGATCGAAGTCATCGTTCAGGAGAAAACGGCTATCAACGAATAGAAGATCTGCCAGAGGGATACGGCATTACAGAGATTCGAAATTACATCGAGTAATAAATAAACAGAGCTTCGAGGAAAGTCCCCGAAGCTCTGTTTATTGTTGGTTCTGTAATTCTACTTGAGCGAAATCGCTTGGGCCAGGGGCTGTAACACCTGGCTGATCACAAACTCATCCATCAGTTCGTCTGATTTCTCTTTGAGCTCCAGCAACGTCTGTTCGTACGTTGTTCCGTGGTCGAGGCTGCCGTACTGGCGAATCGTGAAATAGACACTGATTTGTTCTTCAGGAAACTCTCCACGCCGCACCTGATAGGCGCTCGTTCGAGTTTCAATCATCAGCCGGGCCTGCCGTCGACAGTTCTCTTCCAAACTAAGAGTGAACGAGGGTTCAAAGTTTAGAACCTTCACTCCCGGAATTTCACGGACAGGATCAAATCGGGATCCCATTCCTAATGCCTCTGCGACGAGTTCATCATGGTTGCCCCGGTAGTTAAAATCAAACCCGGTCGTAAAATCGAGCGCTTCACAATCGAGTGGACTGACCGAGAGCATGTAAGGAATCAATTCCAGCACTAACGTGTGCTGCTCCATCGCCGCATCCACGTCAGTTGGATTGATGTACCCGCTACATATTCGGCGGCGTTCGATATTCAACCAGCGTTGATGCCCCTGGTCCTTATCTTCTTCCAGTACAAAGTCCGACGTCCCCTTCCCTTCGTGGTCGCGTGTGTAGAAATTGCGCATACTGGGATAAGTACGCTGAACACGTTCACAAAATCCGAGTACCGTATCCCGTCCCGCAGGAAGTTCCATCTCGGTATTCAGGATCATATTCGAATAAAAATCATCTGCGAGTGATCCATAAGGATGCATAGCTGGGACTTTCTTCTTCTGGTTCAGGAGAGCTAAAATCTATTTAACTGGAATCACTTCAGGGAGCACTCACCAGATCAATTTGTTCGCCGGAAATAATTGCTCACTTCGAAGGTTAACCCTGTGAGGGCTTTCCACTGGGAAAGGTGAGAATAAGCCAAATCGATTGTATAGTTCCCTTTCCGGCAGGTCAAAGTGGGTGTCAAATGGATGCTTCATTTGTGAAAAAAGTTCGCCCGGAATCACACCAATATTGAGATTAAAAAGGAGATCGCCAGCATGCTGAATTACAATGTCTTCGACACTGATCTGGGCTACTGGGGATTTGCTGGTCGGGATCACCAGGTACAGGCAGTCGTCATCGGCCATGAGACCGAACAATCGGCTGCTGACTCTCTGCTCGAAAAGGTCAATCGATACGAATTCGTAGAAGCGGAATTCGACGACTGGTACCCAGAACTCCGTCGTGATTTACAAAAATTTGCCGCTGGAGAGATGTGCTCCTTTGAGAAAGTGGACCTCCTCTTGCCGGAGAAGTTGACTCATTTCCAGCGGAAGGTACTGACTCAAACGCGACAGTTACAGTATGGTCAAACCATTACCTATCAGGACCTGGCCGAACGGGCGGGGCATCCGGGCGCGGCACGTGCCGTTGGCTCCGTGATGGCGAATAACCTGATTCCGATTCTAATTCCTTGTCATCGAGTTCTCGGAACGGGTCGCAAATTGGGCGGATTCTCTGCTCCTCAGGGAACATTGCTTAAACGAGATTTATTAAGAATGGAGGATCCTGCTCTGGCTGTTTTGTTATAATGCTGGAAACAGATCTCACTGTTAAAATGGAAAAGGATGCTTCAGTTTCGTTCCAAGAGGGCGATCGACTTCCTCTTTCCCATAATCAAACAGGAATCACCGCAAAGGGAAATGTGTGACTGATCAACATTTATGGGCCCCCTGGCGACACTCCTATATCACTAGCGATGAAGCCCCAGAACCGGTTTCGTCGGGCTGCTTCCTCTGCGATTATCTGCAGCAGCCTGAAGATCAGGATCGTTGCAACCTGATCCTGTCGCGAGGCGAACACTGCGTTGTTCTGCTGAATCGGTATCCCTACAACAACGGGCACCTGCTGGTCGCGCCACTCCGCCATCAATCGAAATTGTCGGGGCTCACCCCGGATGAGCATCTGGAATGCATGAATTTGCTTGTCCAGCTTTCGAATATCATATCTGAACAAATGAACGCCGACGGCTTTAATATCGGTTTGAATGTTGGTAAAGTGGCGGGAGCCGGACTACCCGCTCATCTCCACTGGCACCTCGTTCCCCGCTGGAATGGAGACAATAATTTCATGTCTGTCACTGCTGGCACAAAAGTCATATCGCAATCTTTAGACAGTTTGTATGAATTACTCAGCCGGAATCTGTCGGATTAACCTGACATCCATTTCAGTTTGCCGTTACGGAAACCTACTAATTCCGTATTCATTACTGTATCTGCAAATTGTCCCGTGGAAACGGTACCGAATGTTGTAGGATAAATAGTGACATCACACTCAGACAGGAGCCTCCAGCCTGGAAGAAATCTTTCAGTTGTGGGATTCCTGTTGAATTCGAAGAAGCAAACGGCAACATTTGAAATCAGCGGTACCGGAACCGATTCATACCTTAATTATTCATCATCAATTATTTTACGAAGCGTTCGCAGACTTATTCTCACCAGTTGGCGAAGCTTCAGGATTGGAACTTAAGTATGTTCCAAGTTGCAACGGAGTGGCTTACGTAAGATCCCCGTGTCTTATTCATATCTGAAACTCGCTTTTATACCGGATAATTCATGATACGTACGATTCTAGTAGTCAGTTACTTTTTGGTCAGCGTAGGCGCAATTGTCACATTCGTGAACAGCGGTGACCAAAGTGCAATGCCAAATGTTCTGACTGAACGACCCGTCATCTCGATCATCGGCTTGCTGCTAATGGTCATGTCCGTTGTTGCAGTCGATTTCATCTATCCACAAAAGAAAGTCTCGACGTTTTCGTCGGTTTACTTCGGCTTGCTGACCGGATTTCTGCTTTCTTATATATTGATGCTCGCACTACGACCTGCACTCGAAAATTCGGACTGGCAGGGAATTGTCACAATCATGGTGACATTAATGCTGTCCTACATGAGCATATCTCTATTGCTACAAACACGAGACGATTTTCGTTTCATCGTGCCTTATGTTGAATTCTCTCGAGAACTCAAGGGTTCTAAACCTTTGATCATCGACAGCAGTGCCCTGATTGATGGACGAATCTCGGACGTTCTTGAGACTAAAATTATTGATGCACAGCTTGTCGTTCCCGACTTCATTCTGCATGAAATTCAAAGCATTGCTGACAGCAGCGACAAAGGTCGCAGGACACGAGGTCGCCGCGGACTGGAGATTCTCACCAAGCTGCAGAAAGATTCCGAAGTCGACCTCCGAATGATGGAGACCGATAAACGGACGTATGACGGAGTTCCCGTCGATCAGAAGCTGGTGCTGCTCGGAAAAGACTTGGGTGGTCGCATCGTCACCAATGACTACAACCTGAACAAGGTGGCCGGCGTGCAAGGTGTGCAGACAATCAATCTGAACGATGTCGCCAATGCATTGAAACCTCGCTTCCTGCCGGGAGAACACATCCGCATCAAAGTCATCAAAGATGGCGAATCGCCGGGGCAAGGCGTTGGTTACCTGGACGATGGCACGATGGTTGTTTGCGAAAATTGCAGCGACAAGAAAGGTCGCGAAGTGGAAATCGCCGTCACCAGCGTACTGCAGTCTAGTGCCGGTCGCATGATCTTCGGCAAACCTTACGACGACCGCGAAGGTTCCGAACCAATTCCACCGGCCTGACAATCAGACAATCCCAAACGGGCGTTCTCCTTTGGAGCCGCCCGTTTTTTTACATCTTGTCCGTCGTCTGAATCCCCAGCAGTTCCAGTCCCTGCTGAAAGACGCGAGCCGTTAAATCGCAAAGCACAAGTCGGCTCAGTTTGATGGCCGGATCCTGTTCATTCTTAACGTGACAGTGGCCATAGAAAGCCGTAAAGGAATTCGCGGTCTCGAATAAATACGCCGTCAAGATATTAGGACGATAGTCAGAAACGACCGATTCAATGGTTTCCGCAAAACGGATCAACTGCAGCCCGAGGGCTCTTTCAGCTTCGTGTGTGAAAACCACAGTGGCGGTGTCGCTTCGCAGTTCAGATCGATCCGCACCCACTTCACGAAAGATTCCGCCGATTCGAGCATAGGCATATTGAATGTAAGTCGCCGTGTCTCCGGTCGTCGCCAGCATTTTCGTCCAGTTGAAGACGTAATCGCTTTCCCGGTTGTGGCGTAAATCTGCATATTTGATGGCGCCGATTCCCACTAGCTCCGCGACTTCCTGCCGGGTTGCGTTGTCCAGTTCTGGATTCGGTTTACTATCGTCCCCAGCGTCAACTATCTGGCGGGCCCGTTGAATCGATTCGTCGATCAGGCTTTCCAAACCCACTGTATCGCCAGATCGAGTTTTGAATGGTTTCTTATCATCGCCCAGGACTGTCCCGAAACTGATATGCCGTAAATCGATTTTATCAAAACCCCACTTGTCTGCTGTTTCAAACAGAAGTTTGAAATGCTCTCCCTGTCGAGCGTCGACGACATAGAGAATGCTGTCCGCCTTGAGTTCTTCTACACGATATTTGATCGTCGCCAGATCGGTGGTCGCGTAGGTATAGGCTCCGTCTGTCTTCTGCACGATGAACGGGGCTTCGTTTCCTTCATGAAAGACACAGATCGCTCCCTGACTTTCCTGGGCGAGCCCCTTCCGTTCCAAATCGGAGACGACATTCCCCAGGAAAGGTTGAAAATAACTTTCTCCAAGAATCATGTCGAACTTCACATCAAGACGCTCATAGACTTCTTCAATCGCCGCGATGCAGAGAGGCAAGAATTGATTCCACAATTTCAGGTTTTCGACATCCCCTTTATGAAGTTTCGCCGTCTCTTCTCTCGCCAGTCGGGCGATATCGGGATGTGCATTTGCCTGAGCAGCTAATTCTGGAGAGCCATTCACTACGGCGATTTTCTCTTCTGCCGAGAGCAAATTCTCCTTCAAAGAAGCGAGATCATTTTTCAGTTTGCCTAGTGCTTTTCGCTGCTGCTTGTCTTTCGGATCGATTTTCACTTCCAAATCAGTCAATTGCTGAGCTGTCGCTTCGATCTTTGATTTGAGCTCGGGCACTTTCGCAACCAGCTGATGATATTCCGACAGTTGATTGACTAGTTTGTATAAGCGGGCCAGTTCCTGGACTGAAGCCTGCTTGAAGCTTTCTTCGTTCAGAAAATTCTTGTAACCGAAGATGATCATCCCGAACTGCGTACCCCAGTCACCCAGGTGATTATCACCATAAACTTGGTGCCCCAGAAAGTTCAGAATTCGACAGATGGTATTTCCGATGACCGTACTTCGCAGATGGCCAACGTGCATCGGCTTGGCGACATTTGGAGCCGAATAGTCAACGATGATCGTCTCCGGTTTTTCAGCTTTGGGTATGGAAAGCCGTTCGTCCTGCTGCATTTCACCGAGTCGTGAAATGAGCCACTCAGAATTGAATTTGAAATTGATAAATCCAGGACCAGCGACGTTGACCGATTCGCAGATTCCCTCCAGCTGAAGTTTTTCAACAAACTCATCCGCCAGTTCGCGTGGGTTTTTGCCGAGCTTCTTAGCCAGCGGCATCGCGAAGTTGGCCTGAAAATCGCCGAACTTCGTATCTTGAGCGGGCCTTACCATCTCCAGAAAGGGCGTGGGGTCTTCGACATATTCCTGGAACAGGGGACTCAATTGTTCGCGAATGACAGCCAGGGGATGCATGGGAACGAGGACCTTCTAAAGAATCGATCAGTGGAGAGGCAGGTAGAGACATCGAGATGCAACGATGGCGACGCGTTTGCGAACGACAACCCACAGTATTCCCAAACTCAGCCCAAGAGGAATTGGGGCAGCAGCCTATCGCGTGAAAATATGGGAAAGAACAGCAGTTGCGGTCCAAAATCGAACAGGTTTATTCCGCTTCTTCAGTCTTCCAGTCGACCAGCTTGGCATCTGCCCATAATCCTTCCAGATTATACATCTCGCGAGCCTCACTGCTAAACAGATGCAGGACGATGTCTCCGTAGTCGTTCAGGACCCAGACATTCGAATCGCGACCTTCCATCCCAATTCGTCCATTTCCGGTCTGCTCCAGAACACGATCGGACTCATCTGCCGCTGCACGCATCTGGCGCGGTGTGATTCCCGTCCCTAAGACGAAGAAGTCAACGATCGGAGTTACTGTAGACATATCCAGCACTACAACATCCTTGCACTTGTACTCATCCGCAACTCGTGCGCAGCGAATTGCGTTTTTTCGGCTCTCGCGTAATTGCTCCTCTCGCGAGTGGTCCATTTCAGGCTGACTAATTTCTGTGTCTCCGTTGGTAGTTTGCATTCGATTAACTTTGTTTGGTAACACCCGCGCGAACCTATTGCTGGCCCCGAAACCTGTCGGAGTCTTTTTCCACGTTAGTCGCAGCGAGGGAGTGTACACCCGAATTGGGGTGCTGGTTATCAGGATATCAATATAAAAAGCCGGAAGCGACGTCACTCCCGGCTTTTTAAGCAGAACTGAGGGAACTCTTCGATTCGGAGCCCCCTCAGGGTCTGTTTTCTCAGTAATTCATTAAAACGACTTAGAAAATCGACAGGGAGTACTGCACGATGAAGCCAGCAGCAATGACGGATACGATGCTCATCAGCTTGATCAAAATGTTCAGGCTGGGGCCGCTGGTATCCTTGAAGGGGTCTCCAACGGTATCACCAACGACGGCCGCTTTATGAGCTTCAGTTCCTTTACCTCCGTGGGCACCCGCTTCGATGTACTTCTTGGCGTTATCCCACGCACCGCCGGAATTCGCCATCATAATTGCGACTGCAAACCCTGAGGTCAAGCCCCCCACCAGCATCCCCATCACGCCGCCTACACCCAGAACAAGCCCCACCAGAATGGGCGTAACGAGACCCAACAATGCGGGAATAATCATTTCCCGCTGAGCGGCAGCCGTACTGATAGCGACACAGGCAGCGTAATCGGGTTCGGCTTCTCCCTCCATAATTCCTTTGATTTCGCGGAACTGCCGCCGGACTTCCTCGACCATATCACTGGCCGAACGCCCCACCGCCTTCATAGTCAGTGAGCAGAACACGAACGTGAGCAGCACCCCCATAAAGACACCAGCCAACACTTTGGGACTCATTAAGTTCGCATCGTAGAACCGGACGAAATCAGGCATATTGGCCGTTACCACTGCAATCGCTTTGTCTCTGTTGATCAATTGCTCCAGGTCGATGGGCACCTTCGTTCCGTAGTCCGCCTCGTGAAATGCCTTCAGTCCCCCGTCATCTTCGAGCGCAATCCCAGCTGGGAAAATCAGGTAGGACCGAGCGGTCTCCTCATCTCCAATTCGTACCCCGGCGATTCCTCTCCCGATTTTGGTCGCCTCCGCCTCCGCAAGAGAAACTGATTGGATAATTTCCGTTTCTTCGCTGGTCACCCATTGATCAATTCCGACCCGCACCTGTTCAATATAGGCTGCCAGAAGTGCCAATGCGGTTAGTGCGGCTGAACCGATAGCGAATCCTTTCCCAATGGCCGCCGTTGTATTACCCAAACTGTCGAGTGCGTCGGTCCGTTCTCTCACGAGAGGTTCCTGATTACTCATTTCTGCGTTGCCACCCGCGTTATCGGCAATCGGTCCGTAGGCGTCAGTTGCCAGAGTAATTCCCAGCGTACTCAACATCCCCACAGCTGCGATGGAGACACCATACAGGCCCATTGTTACCAATTTGGGATCCTGAAAATCGAAGCCCGTACAAAAACCAAATGCAAGCAGAATGGCCGCACTGACAACAAAAATGGGGACCCAGACGCTGTAGAGCCCTTCAGAAACTCCAGCAATAATCAGTGTCGCCGGCCCCGTTCTTGATTGATCGGCGATTCGCTTAGTAGGGGCAAACTCGGCGCTGGTGCTGTACTCGGTCCAGCGTCCAATGAGTACTCCAGAGACTAACCCGGTGACGATGGCCCCAAAGACTCCCAGCATCGACCAACCCCCTGGAAGTCCCAAGGTATTATCGGGGTTCGACGGTAATACGAGCATCAGGGTCACAAGGATAAATGCAGCGATGGCGACGCCGATGCTGGCGAAATTACTCCCTTTCTCAAGCGACTTCATCAAGGTTGACTCCGACGCTCCTTCGTCGGCTTTAACCAGAAATACTCCGAAGATGGACAGGCCAATTCCTGCGGCAGCCAATACCAGCGGCAACATCAATAACATGGCTTGAATCAGCGGATCTCCCTGGTAAGCCGCGACCCCCAGTGCCGCACTCGCGAGAATACAACCGCAATAGGACTCGTACAGGTCGGCCCCCATGCCGGCGACGTCTCCGACATTATCACCCACATTGTCCGCAATGGTCGCCGGGTTTCGAGGGTCATCTTCCGGGATACCCGCTTCCACTTTCCCGACCAGGTCAGCTCCGACATCGGCCGCTTTAGTGAAGATCCCCCCGCCGACACGGGCAAAGAGAGCCTGACTGCTCGCCCCCATGCTGATCCCCAGGATGGATAGGGTCAGTTCTGCCATACTGAGGTCGAATCCCCAATAAAGCAGGGCGAACCAGAAACAGATATCAAATAGCGCCAAACCGACCACGACCAGCCCCATGACGGCACCGCTACGAAAAGCGACCTGCAGGGCATCGTTTAAAGAAGTCTTCGCTGCCTGAGTTGTTCGTGAACTGGCCATGGTGGCCGTTTTCATTCCAAACCAGCCAGCCAGCCCCGAGTAAATAGCCCCTGTCAGAAACGAGAAGGGAACCCAAACAGATTGAGTCCGCAGCCCGAAAGCCAAAAGAGCCAGCACGATAAACGTTGCCACAACAAAAATGGCAACGACGGAATATTGCCTTGTAAGATAAGCGCGGGCGCCAGCACGCACATGTTGGGCAATCGTGATCATTTTTTCATCGCCCTCATGCTGCAGCTTCATCCAACGATAAAATCGCAGAGCGAAGAAAAGCGAAGTGATGGCCGCTGCCATGCTGACCACCCAGCAAATGACCAAGGGGATCTGATTCACGGTCGTATCTCCCTCAGCGGCAAGCAGAGGAGAACTAGTCAGCAGTAGAGAAAACAGGGCGAGAATAAGGGAACGTAAACCTAACCTGCCTCGCCGAGAATTGATTCGTTGATTGGACTTCGTCGCTGATGGTGGTGTTAGGGGTGAGGAGCACACAATCTTGTGAGAAGATTGACAAACCTGTCGAGTCGCGAGCGAAAAGAAACTCATCCTGGGGATTCGCTTTCTCTTGAAATACTTTGAACTAGGGAAGCCACCAAAAATTGGTTTTAATATCAGCAGTTTGTGAAATCAGAAAAGAAGTTCAGTGAAGGAATGCTGCCCGGCGTGAACTGAATTCCGAAATTGGCACGGCAAACCTGCTGGAAACCTGAAATAACAAATGATGAAACGAGTTAAACCGACTGAAAATCAGAAAGTACACAGACAATTCAACATGAAGATGGGATTAGAGGCAAGAATAAGAACCAATGGACGGGAACACAGATCAATCAATAGGATTGCGAATCAGAATTGGACAACATCATTGACCAGGAGATAATTGACCAAGAGTGCCCCTGAATCCTCGACGTGAAATGGTGTATCTAGCCAGAGAAAGTGGTTAACGACTCCGTTAACGTTTTATCTACATTGAATCTATCGCTAGTAATGTTCTAGTGTCAACGACATCCACAACTTCAATCAATCAACATCTCGATTTTATCGAGATCCATATTTTGTGCTGGCGGATGGTCGTAAATGCTGATTCATGTATCTGATTTTATTCCTCCGCTCCGGCCGAGGGATTCAAGTATTCTTTCAACCGGCGAAGTGCTCTCAAGTGACGCATTCCAGCGGCCGCGGGACTTAACCCGAGCAATTTGGCGACTTCTTGATTATCCAACTGCTCAAAATGGCGCATGAGGATAATTTCACGGTCGGTCTCGTCGAGTTGATCAATTGCACTCAACAGCAGCCCTGTCATCTCGCGGCGCAGGTTCTCTGCAGCCGGAGTCAGTTGAGTGTCCTGGAGTTGGACCCCCAGATTTAACGAAGAATGTTCCACCCACTGAGGAGACAGCGGTTGCTCGCGATCTAGAGAGCGTCGCTGCGCTACTCGATGTCGCCGATGCATATCGATAATTCGATCCTGGGCCAGCTGACGGAGCCAGAGATGAAACGGCATGCCTGGGTTTTCAAAGTAGGCAGCCAATCGGCGATGGGCTTCCAGCAAGACATCCTGCACAATATCGGAAGCGTCGACCCTTTGAAGCAACCGACGATCCATCCGGAGTTCGATCATCCGTTTGACCGATTCGCGGTGGCGTTCCAATAGCTGATCGCGGGCCGAGGAGTCCCCTTGTTCAGCCGCTTTCAGGAATTTTCCCGTTTGTTCTGCTTCAGGCCACATATTATTACGATTCTGCTGGACGGCGGATTCTATCGTGATCCCAAAGCTCCGAGATTGTTATTCGTCTCGATAAGCTCACTTCATTCCAGTCTCGTCAGATCACAGTCAAATCGCAATCTCTGTTGGAACCTATTGCTGCACCCCTTTTGTTAATTCCATGAAGGCCGTTTCGAGGTTCACTTCTTCCTCACGGAACAGGTTCAATTTGAAACCGGCTTCAAACAGGACGGTTGGAATTTCGCTGTAATCCATTACGTTCGGCTTCAAAGTGACATTCAATTGCTCGCCAACCATATCAACTCGATCGACAATATCCAGTTGGCCTACCAAATTGGCTGCCCGTTCTGGTTCCTCAGTCACTCGCACATACAATAATGTCGCTTCTCGTGCCTTTTTCATGACCTCATGCACATAACCATCGACGATCAAGTTTCCCTTTTCGATCATTCCTACCCGCGTACAGACGTCCGCCAATTCGGGCAGAATGTGGGAACTGACGATTACCGTTTTGTCGAGCTCGCCGAGACGTTTCAGCAGGTTTCGCATTTCGATGCGGGCACGGGGGTCGAGACCACTCGCAGGTTCATCCAACAGAAGCACGGCAGGATCGTGAAGCAACGTGCGAGCAAGTCCAATACGCTGAGTCTGACCACGTGAGAGCTGATTGACCATTGCATCTCGCTTGAAACCCATATCAACCATCTCAAGTTTTTCTTCACAGATGCGTCGTCGCTCGGAGCTTTTGATGCGGTAAGTCGAGGCGAAGAATTCCAGGTATTCCATGACGGTCATATCATCATAAACACCAAAGAAGTCGGGCGTGTAACCGACAAGTCGACGAATTTCTTCCGAGTGCGTATAGATCGATTTGCCACAGACAT is part of the Polystyrenella longa genome and harbors:
- a CDS encoding methylated-DNA--[protein]-cysteine S-methyltransferase, with amino-acid sequence MLNYNVFDTDLGYWGFAGRDHQVQAVVIGHETEQSAADSLLEKVNRYEFVEAEFDDWYPELRRDLQKFAAGEMCSFEKVDLLLPEKLTHFQRKVLTQTRQLQYGQTITYQDLAERAGHPGAARAVGSVMANNLIPILIPCHRVLGTGRKLGGFSAPQGTLLKRDLLRMEDPALAVLL
- a CDS encoding HIT family protein, which codes for MTDQHLWAPWRHSYITSDEAPEPVSSGCFLCDYLQQPEDQDRCNLILSRGEHCVVLLNRYPYNNGHLLVAPLRHQSKLSGLTPDEHLECMNLLVQLSNIISEQMNADGFNIGLNVGKVAGAGLPAHLHWHLVPRWNGDNNFMSVTAGTKVISQSLDSLYELLSRNLSD
- a CDS encoding PIN/TRAM domain-containing protein; the encoded protein is MIRTILVVSYFLVSVGAIVTFVNSGDQSAMPNVLTERPVISIIGLLLMVMSVVAVDFIYPQKKVSTFSSVYFGLLTGFLLSYILMLALRPALENSDWQGIVTIMVTLMLSYMSISLLLQTRDDFRFIVPYVEFSRELKGSKPLIIDSSALIDGRISDVLETKIIDAQLVVPDFILHEIQSIADSSDKGRRTRGRRGLEILTKLQKDSEVDLRMMETDKRTYDGVPVDQKLVLLGKDLGGRIVTNDYNLNKVAGVQGVQTINLNDVANALKPRFLPGEHIRIKVIKDGESPGQGVGYLDDGTMVVCENCSDKKGREVEIAVTSVLQSSAGRMIFGKPYDDREGSEPIPPA
- the argS gene encoding arginine--tRNA ligase, which encodes MHPLAVIREQLSPLFQEYVEDPTPFLEMVRPAQDTKFGDFQANFAMPLAKKLGKNPRELADEFVEKLQLEGICESVNVAGPGFINFKFNSEWLISRLGEMQQDERLSIPKAEKPETIIVDYSAPNVAKPMHVGHLRSTVIGNTICRILNFLGHQVYGDNHLGDWGTQFGMIIFGYKNFLNEESFKQASVQELARLYKLVNQLSEYHQLVAKVPELKSKIEATAQQLTDLEVKIDPKDKQQRKALGKLKNDLASLKENLLSAEEKIAVVNGSPELAAQANAHPDIARLAREETAKLHKGDVENLKLWNQFLPLCIAAIEEVYERLDVKFDMILGESYFQPFLGNVVSDLERKGLAQESQGAICVFHEGNEAPFIVQKTDGAYTYATTDLATIKYRVEELKADSILYVVDARQGEHFKLLFETADKWGFDKIDLRHISFGTVLGDDKKPFKTRSGDTVGLESLIDESIQRARQIVDAGDDSKPNPELDNATRQEVAELVGIGAIKYADLRHNRESDYVFNWTKMLATTGDTATYIQYAYARIGGIFREVGADRSELRSDTATVVFTHEAERALGLQLIRFAETIESVVSDYRPNILTAYLFETANSFTAFYGHCHVKNEQDPAIKLSRLVLCDLTARVFQQGLELLGIQTTDKM
- the rsfS gene encoding ribosome silencing factor, whose amino-acid sequence is MQTTNGDTEISQPEMDHSREEQLRESRKNAIRCARVADEYKCKDVVVLDMSTVTPIVDFFVLGTGITPRQMRAAADESDRVLEQTGNGRIGMEGRDSNVWVLNDYGDIVLHLFSSEAREMYNLEGLWADAKLVDWKTEEAE
- a CDS encoding sodium-translocating pyrophosphatase — its product is MPLVICWVVSMAAAITSLFFALRFYRWMKLQHEGDEKMITIAQHVRAGARAYLTRQYSVVAIFVVATFIVLALLAFGLRTQSVWVPFSFLTGAIYSGLAGWFGMKTATMASSRTTQAAKTSLNDALQVAFRSGAVMGLVVVGLALFDICFWFALLYWGFDLSMAELTLSILGISMGASSQALFARVGGGIFTKAADVGADLVGKVEAGIPEDDPRNPATIADNVGDNVGDVAGMGADLYESYCGCILASAALGVAAYQGDPLIQAMLLMLPLVLAAAGIGLSIFGVFLVKADEGASESTLMKSLEKGSNFASIGVAIAAFILVTLMLVLPSNPDNTLGLPGGWSMLGVFGAIVTGLVSGVLIGRWTEYSTSAEFAPTKRIADQSRTGPATLIIAGVSEGLYSVWVPIFVVSAAILLAFGFCTGFDFQDPKLVTMGLYGVSIAAVGMLSTLGITLATDAYGPIADNAGGNAEMSNQEPLVRERTDALDSLGNTTAAIGKGFAIGSAALTALALLAAYIEQVRVGIDQWVTSEETEIIQSVSLAEAEATKIGRGIAGVRIGDEETARSYLIFPAGIALEDDGGLKAFHEADYGTKVPIDLEQLINRDKAIAVVTANMPDFVRFYDANLMSPKVLAGVFMGVLLTFVFCSLTMKAVGRSASDMVEEVRRQFREIKGIMEGEAEPDYAACVAISTAAAQREMIIPALLGLVTPILVGLVLGVGGVMGMLVGGLTSGFAVAIMMANSGGAWDNAKKYIEAGAHGGKGTEAHKAAVVGDTVGDPFKDTSGPSLNILIKLMSIVSVIAAGFIVQYSLSIF
- a CDS encoding sigma-70 family RNA polymerase sigma factor — its product is MWPEAEQTGKFLKAAEQGDSSARDQLLERHRESVKRMIELRMDRRLLQRVDASDIVQDVLLEAHRRLAAYFENPGMPFHLWLRQLAQDRIIDMHRRHRVAQRRSLDREQPLSPQWVEHSSLNLGVQLQDTQLTPAAENLRREMTGLLLSAIDQLDETDREIILMRHFEQLDNQEVAKLLGLSPAAAGMRHLRALRRLKEYLNPSAGAEE